One Phragmites australis chromosome 23, lpPhrAust1.1, whole genome shotgun sequence DNA window includes the following coding sequences:
- the LOC133906716 gene encoding uncharacterized protein LOC133906716, translating into MAEEAKNLFSASDVALHASRKDCWVVIHGKVYDVTKFLEDHPGGEDVLLHASASGDATEAFEEVGHSTSAISMMDCYLIGSIEGYVPPSASKATDAASVGAPPNSRTMQGNKGPPNPNTFLDFLLPLFVLGLAFAAWYYQTFVSKGN; encoded by the exons ATGGCGGAGGAGGCCAAGAACCTCTTCTCCGCTTCAGACGTTGCACTCCACGCGTCCAGGAAGGACTGCTGGGTCGTCATCCATGGCAAG GTGTATGATGTGACCAAGTTCTTGGAGGACCACCCGGGTGGAGAGGATGTGCTCCTCCATGCATCAG CCTCTGGGGATGCCACAGAGGCATTTGAAGAGGTGGGACACAGCACATCAGCCATCAGCATGATGGACTGCTACCTGATCGGAAGCATCGAGGGCTATGTGCCTCCGAGCGCATCAAAGGCTACAGATGCTGCGAGTGTCGGTGCACCACCAAATTCCAGGACAATGCAAGGGAACAAAGGCCCTCCTAATCCGAATACCTTCCTGGATTTCCTACTCCCGTTGTTTGTGCTTGGTCTGGCGTTTGCAGCTTGGTATTACCAAACCTTCGTCTCCAAGGGCAATTAA